A single region of the Populus nigra chromosome 2, ddPopNigr1.1, whole genome shotgun sequence genome encodes:
- the LOC133683188 gene encoding RING-H2 finger protein ATL67-like, producing the protein MSTPTTTIPSTISATSPPPPANYLTNLGLGYSIAIALFFLVLLSTILLASYICCRTTRHRSRNSNNNNNNNYANSTADGIILPRIIFVAEDDEEQERDLESAALGLNQAVINSYPKFQFNKDGGFSERTNNFCNTCSICLCEYKDLEMLRMMPDCRHYFHLLCLDAWLKLNGSCPVCRNSPLPTPLSTPLSEVVPLSQYAADRRRR; encoded by the coding sequence ATGTCCACCCCCACCACCACAATCCCCTCCACTATCTCCGCCACCTCCCCTCCTCCCCCTGCTAATTACCTCACCAACCTTGGCCTTGGCTATTCTATAGCCATAGCCCTTTTCTTTCTCGTACTTCTCTCCACTATCCTCCTTGCTTCTTACATATGTTGTCGCACCACCCGCCATCGTTCTCGTAActctaacaacaacaacaacaataattatgCAAACTCTACAGCTGATGGCATAATACTTCCTCGCATTATTTTCGTTGCCGAAGATGACGAAGAACAAGAACGTGATTTAGAAAGTGCCGCTTTAGGTCTCAACCAGGCTGTTATCAACTCGTACCCGAAATTCCAGTTTAATAAAGATGGTGGGTTCAGTGAAAGAACCaataatttttgtaatactTGCTCGATCTGTTTGTGCGAGTATAAAGATTTGGAGATGTTAAGAATGATGCCTGATTGTAGGCATTATTTTCACTTGCTTTGTCTTGATGCCTGGCTTAAGCTTAATGGGTCGTGTCCCGTTTGTCGGAACTCACCGTTGCCTACTCCGCTTTCGACACCGTTGTCGGAGGTTGTGCCTTTGTCGCAGTACGCAGCGGATCGGAGGAGGAGGTGA
- the LOC133682849 gene encoding reticulon-like protein B5, which produces MAEQSENPIESVMGKISEKIHHESSSSDSESDSEKKSYPSESVKDKIWRLFGREKPVHRVLGGGKPADVFLWRNKKVSAGVLGFVTAIWVLFELVEYNLLTLVCHILILSLALSFLWSNAHAFINKSPPRIPQVHLPEEPVLQVASALCVEINGAFVVLRSIAAGKDLKKFLIVIAGLWVMSIVGSWCHFLTLFYICFVLLHTVPVLYEKFEDKIDPLAEKAMIEIKRQYAVFDAKVLSKIPVAALKAKKV; this is translated from the exons ATGGCGGAGCAATCAGAGAATCCGATTGAGTCAGTCATGGGGAAGATTAGCGAGAAGATTCATCACGAATCGTCTTCGTCGGATTCGGAGTCCGATTCAGAGAAGAAATCGTATCCTTCCGAGTCGGTTAAGGACAAGATTTGGCGGTTGTTTGGTAGAGAAAAACCTGTTCATCGTGTTCTCGGTGGTGGAAAGC CTGCTGATGTGTTTTTGTGGAGGAACAAGAAGGTTTCAGCAGGTGTACTTGGTTTTGTGACAGCAATCTGGGTCCTTTTTGAGTTGGTCGAATACAACTTGCTTACTCTAGTGTGCCATATCTTGATACTCTCTCTTGCACTCTCGTTCCTCTGGTCTAATGCTCACGCTTTTATCAACAA GAGTCCTCCTCGCATCCCACAAGTTCATCTTCCAGAGGAACCAGTCCTGCAGGTTGCTTCAGCACTGTGTGTTGAGATTAACGGTGCATTTGTGGTCTTGCGCAGTATTGCCGCAGGAAAAGACTTGAAGAAGTTTCTCATT GTTATCGCCGGATTGTGGGTCATGTCAATTGTGGGGAGTTGGTGCCATTTCTTGACCTTGTTTTATATAT GCTTCGTTCTGCTACACACTGTACCCGTTCTCTATGAGAAGTTCGAGGACAAAATCGACCCCTTGGCAGAGAAGGCGATGATTGAGATCAAAAGGCAATATGCGGTCTTCGATGCTAAGGTTCTGAGCAAGATCCCAGTGGCCGCTTTGAAAGCCAAGAAAGTTTAG